A genomic region of Pongo pygmaeus isolate AG05252 chromosome 7, NHGRI_mPonPyg2-v2.0_pri, whole genome shotgun sequence contains the following coding sequences:
- the FGF17 gene encoding fibroblast growth factor 17 isoform X1, whose protein sequence is MAICPLHSAGQVACPHYIHLLTPLPWMDQWWCHPKQIDTIFPLVTAKGENHPSPNFNQYVRDQGAMTDQLSRRQIREYQLYSRTSGKHVQVTGRRISATAEDGNKFAKLIVETDTFGSRVRIKGAESEKYICMNKRGKLIGKPSGKSKDCVFTEIVLENNYTAFQNARHEGWFMAFTRQGRPRQASRSRQNQREAHFIKRLYQGQLPFPNHAEKQKQFEFVGSAPTRRTKRTRRPQPLT, encoded by the exons ATGGCCATATGCCCACTTCACTCTGCAGGACAAGTGGCCTGTCCCCACTATATTCACCTCCTCACCCCTCTCCCTTGGATGGACCAGTGGTGGTGTCACCCAAAGCAAATTGACACTATTTTTCCCTTGGTAACCGCAAAGGGGGAGAATCACCCGTCTCCTAATTTTAACCAGTACGTGAGGGACCAGGGCGCCATGACCGACCAGCTGAGCAGGCGGCAGATCCGTGAGTACCAACTCTACAGCCGGACCAGTGGCAAGCACGTGCAGGTCACCGGGCGTCGCATCTCCGCCACCGCAGAGGACGGCAACAAGTTTG ccAAGCTCATAGTGGAGACGGACACGTTTGGCAGCCGGGTTCGCATCAAAGGGGCTGAGAGCGAGAAGTACATCTGTATGAACAAGAGGGGCAAGCTCATCGGGAAG CCCAGCGGGAAGAGCAAAGACTGCGTGTTCACGGAGATCGTGCTGGAGAACAACTACACGGCCTTCCAGAACGCCCGGCACGAGGGCTGGTTCATGGCCTTCACGCGGCAGGGGCGGCCCCGCCAGGCTTCCCGCAGCCGCCAGAACCAGCGCGAGGCCCACTTCATCAAGCGCCTCTACCAAGGCCAGCTGCCCTTCCCCAACCACGCCGAGAAGCAGAAGCAGTTCGAGTTTGTGGGCTCCGCCCCCACCCGCCGGACCAAGCGCACGCGGCGGCCCCAGCCCCTCACGTAG
- the FGF17 gene encoding fibroblast growth factor 17 isoform X2 — MGAARLLPNLTLCLQLLILCCQTQGENHPSPNFNQYVRDQGAMTDQLSRRQIREYQLYSRTSGKHVQVTGRRISATAEDGNKFAKLIVETDTFGSRVRIKGAESEKYICMNKRGKLIGKPSGKSKDCVFTEIVLENNYTAFQNARHEGWFMAFTRQGRPRQASRSRQNQREAHFIKRLYQGQLPFPNHAEKQKQFEFVGSAPTRRTKRTRRPQPLT, encoded by the exons ATGGGAGCCGCCCGCCTGCTGCCCAACCTCACTCT GTGCTTACAGCTGCTGATTCTCTGCTGTCAAACTCAG GGGGAGAATCACCCGTCTCCTAATTTTAACCAGTACGTGAGGGACCAGGGCGCCATGACCGACCAGCTGAGCAGGCGGCAGATCCGTGAGTACCAACTCTACAGCCGGACCAGTGGCAAGCACGTGCAGGTCACCGGGCGTCGCATCTCCGCCACCGCAGAGGACGGCAACAAGTTTG ccAAGCTCATAGTGGAGACGGACACGTTTGGCAGCCGGGTTCGCATCAAAGGGGCTGAGAGCGAGAAGTACATCTGTATGAACAAGAGGGGCAAGCTCATCGGGAAG CCCAGCGGGAAGAGCAAAGACTGCGTGTTCACGGAGATCGTGCTGGAGAACAACTACACGGCCTTCCAGAACGCCCGGCACGAGGGCTGGTTCATGGCCTTCACGCGGCAGGGGCGGCCCCGCCAGGCTTCCCGCAGCCGCCAGAACCAGCGCGAGGCCCACTTCATCAAGCGCCTCTACCAAGGCCAGCTGCCCTTCCCCAACCACGCCGAGAAGCAGAAGCAGTTCGAGTTTGTGGGCTCCGCCCCCACCCGCCGGACCAAGCGCACGCGGCGGCCCCAGCCCCTCACGTAG
- the FGF17 gene encoding fibroblast growth factor 17 isoform X3 — MHWSRTALGRDRLAFPGQRPASLHIQWGLFLKYVRDQGAMTDQLSRRQIREYQLYSRTSGKHVQVTGRRISATAEDGNKFAKLIVETDTFGSRVRIKGAESEKYICMNKRGKLIGKPSGKSKDCVFTEIVLENNYTAFQNARHEGWFMAFTRQGRPRQASRSRQNQREAHFIKRLYQGQLPFPNHAEKQKQFEFVGSAPTRRTKRTRRPQPLT, encoded by the exons ATGCACTGGTCCAGAACCGCTCTGGGGAGAGATCGCTTGGCTTTCCCAGGCCAGAGGCCCGCTTCTCTTCATATCCAGTGGGGACTTTTTTTGAAG TACGTGAGGGACCAGGGCGCCATGACCGACCAGCTGAGCAGGCGGCAGATCCGTGAGTACCAACTCTACAGCCGGACCAGTGGCAAGCACGTGCAGGTCACCGGGCGTCGCATCTCCGCCACCGCAGAGGACGGCAACAAGTTTG ccAAGCTCATAGTGGAGACGGACACGTTTGGCAGCCGGGTTCGCATCAAAGGGGCTGAGAGCGAGAAGTACATCTGTATGAACAAGAGGGGCAAGCTCATCGGGAAG CCCAGCGGGAAGAGCAAAGACTGCGTGTTCACGGAGATCGTGCTGGAGAACAACTACACGGCCTTCCAGAACGCCCGGCACGAGGGCTGGTTCATGGCCTTCACGCGGCAGGGGCGGCCCCGCCAGGCTTCCCGCAGCCGCCAGAACCAGCGCGAGGCCCACTTCATCAAGCGCCTCTACCAAGGCCAGCTGCCCTTCCCCAACCACGCCGAGAAGCAGAAGCAGTTCGAGTTTGTGGGCTCCGCCCCCACCCGCCGGACCAAGCGCACGCGGCGGCCCCAGCCCCTCACGTAG
- the FGF17 gene encoding fibroblast growth factor 17 isoform X4 — translation MGAARLLPNLTLCLQLLILCCQTQYVRDQGAMTDQLSRRQIREYQLYSRTSGKHVQVTGRRISATAEDGNKFAKLIVETDTFGSRVRIKGAESEKYICMNKRGKLIGKPSGKSKDCVFTEIVLENNYTAFQNARHEGWFMAFTRQGRPRQASRSRQNQREAHFIKRLYQGQLPFPNHAEKQKQFEFVGSAPTRRTKRTRRPQPLT, via the exons ATGGGAGCCGCCCGCCTGCTGCCCAACCTCACTCT GTGCTTACAGCTGCTGATTCTCTGCTGTCAAACTCAG TACGTGAGGGACCAGGGCGCCATGACCGACCAGCTGAGCAGGCGGCAGATCCGTGAGTACCAACTCTACAGCCGGACCAGTGGCAAGCACGTGCAGGTCACCGGGCGTCGCATCTCCGCCACCGCAGAGGACGGCAACAAGTTTG ccAAGCTCATAGTGGAGACGGACACGTTTGGCAGCCGGGTTCGCATCAAAGGGGCTGAGAGCGAGAAGTACATCTGTATGAACAAGAGGGGCAAGCTCATCGGGAAG CCCAGCGGGAAGAGCAAAGACTGCGTGTTCACGGAGATCGTGCTGGAGAACAACTACACGGCCTTCCAGAACGCCCGGCACGAGGGCTGGTTCATGGCCTTCACGCGGCAGGGGCGGCCCCGCCAGGCTTCCCGCAGCCGCCAGAACCAGCGCGAGGCCCACTTCATCAAGCGCCTCTACCAAGGCCAGCTGCCCTTCCCCAACCACGCCGAGAAGCAGAAGCAGTTCGAGTTTGTGGGCTCCGCCCCCACCCGCCGGACCAAGCGCACGCGGCGGCCCCAGCCCCTCACGTAG